The following coding sequences are from one Streptomyces sp. NBC_01485 window:
- the rpsG gene encoding 30S ribosomal protein S7 yields the protein MPRKGPAPKRPVIIDPVYGSPLVTSLINKVLLNGKRSTAERIVYGAMEGLREKTGNDPVITLKRALENIKPTIEVKSRRVGGATYQVPIEVKPGRASTLALRWLVGYSRARREKTMTERLLNELLDASNGLGAAVKKREDTHKMAESNKAFAHYRW from the coding sequence ATGCCTCGTAAGGGCCCTGCCCCGAAGCGCCCGGTCATCATCGACCCGGTCTACGGTTCTCCTCTTGTCACGTCGCTCATCAACAAGGTGCTGCTGAACGGCAAGCGCTCCACCGCCGAGCGCATCGTCTACGGCGCCATGGAGGGCCTGCGCGAGAAGACCGGCAACGACCCGGTCATCACGCTGAAGCGCGCTCTCGAGAACATCAAGCCGACCATCGAGGTCAAGTCCCGCCGTGTCGGTGGCGCGACCTACCAGGTCCCGATCGAGGTCAAGCCCGGCCGCGCGAGCACCCTCGCTCTGCGCTGGCTCGTCGGCTACTCCCGCGCCCGTCGCGAGAAGACCATGACCGAGCGCCTGCTCAACGAGCTTCTCGACGCGTCCAACGGCCTCGGTGCCGCTGTGAAGAAGCGCGAGGACACCCACAAGATGGCCGAGTCCAACAAGGCCTTCGCGCACTACCGCTGGTAG
- the fusA gene encoding elongation factor G encodes MATTSLDLARVRNIGIMAHIDAGKTTTTERILFYTGVSYKIGEVHDGAATMDWMEQEQERGITITSAATTCHWPLADVDHTINIIDTPGHVDFTVEVERSLRVLDGAVTVFDGVAGVEPQSETVWRQADRYGVPRICFVNKLDRTGAEFHRCVDMISNRLGAQPIVMQLPIGAEADFKGVVDLVTMKAFVWSAEAEKGEMYDVVDIPATHTEAAEEYRGKLVETVAENDDEIMELYLEGQEPSVEQLYAAIRRITIASGKSEDTTVTPVFCGTAFKNKGVQPLLDAVVRYLPSPLDVEAIEGHDVKDPEEIVKRRPSDDEPLSALAFKIMSDPHLGKLTFVRVYSGRLESGTAVLNSVKGKKERIGKIYRMHANKREEIAAVGAGDIVAVMGLKQTTTGETLCDDKQPVILESMDFPAPVIQVAIEPKSKGDQEKLGIAIQRLAEEDPSFQVHSDEETGQTIIGGMGELHLEVLVDRMRREFKVEANVGKPQVAYRETIRKAVERVDYTHKKQTGGTGQFAKVQIAIEPIEGGDASYEFVNKVTGGRIPKEYIPSVDAGAQEAMQFGILAGYEMTGVRVILLDGGYHEVDSSELAFKIAGSQAFKEAARKASPVLLEPMMAVEVTTPEDYMGEVIGDINSRRGQIQAMEERMGARIVRGLVPLSEMFGYVGDLRSKTSGRASYSMQFDSYAEVPRNVAEEIIAKAKGE; translated from the coding sequence ATGGCTACCACTTCACTTGACCTGGCCAGGGTCCGCAACATCGGGATCATGGCTCACATCGACGCGGGCAAGACGACCACCACTGAGCGGATCCTGTTCTACACCGGCGTTTCGTACAAGATCGGTGAGGTCCACGACGGCGCCGCCACGATGGACTGGATGGAGCAGGAGCAGGAGCGTGGCATCACGATCACCTCTGCTGCCACCACCTGTCACTGGCCGCTCGCCGACGTCGACCACACCATCAACATCATCGACACCCCGGGCCACGTCGACTTCACCGTCGAGGTGGAGCGTTCGCTGCGCGTGCTCGACGGCGCCGTGACGGTGTTCGACGGCGTCGCAGGTGTCGAGCCCCAGTCCGAGACCGTGTGGCGGCAGGCGGACCGCTACGGCGTCCCGCGCATCTGCTTCGTCAACAAGCTCGACCGTACCGGCGCCGAGTTCCACCGCTGCGTCGACATGATCAGCAACCGCCTTGGCGCGCAGCCGATCGTCATGCAGCTCCCGATCGGTGCCGAGGCCGACTTCAAGGGCGTCGTCGACCTGGTCACGATGAAGGCCTTCGTGTGGTCCGCCGAGGCGGAGAAGGGCGAGATGTACGACGTGGTCGACATCCCGGCCACCCACACCGAGGCCGCCGAGGAGTACCGCGGCAAGCTCGTCGAGACCGTCGCCGAGAACGACGACGAGATCATGGAGCTGTACCTGGAGGGCCAGGAGCCCTCGGTGGAGCAGCTGTACGCCGCGATCCGTCGCATCACCATCGCGTCCGGCAAGTCCGAGGACACCACGGTCACCCCGGTGTTCTGTGGCACCGCGTTCAAGAACAAGGGCGTTCAGCCCCTGCTCGACGCGGTCGTGCGCTACCTCCCCTCCCCCCTGGACGTCGAGGCCATCGAGGGCCACGACGTGAAGGACCCGGAGGAGATCGTCAAGCGCAGGCCGTCCGACGACGAGCCGCTGTCGGCGCTGGCGTTCAAGATCATGAGCGACCCGCACCTCGGCAAGCTCACCTTCGTCCGGGTCTACTCGGGCCGCCTGGAGTCCGGCACCGCCGTGCTGAACTCCGTCAAGGGCAAGAAGGAGCGCATCGGCAAGATCTACCGCATGCACGCGAACAAGCGTGAGGAGATCGCGGCGGTCGGCGCCGGCGACATCGTCGCCGTCATGGGTCTGAAGCAGACCACGACCGGCGAGACGCTGTGCGACGACAAGCAGCCCGTGATCCTGGAGTCCATGGACTTCCCGGCTCCGGTCATCCAGGTCGCCATCGAGCCCAAGTCGAAGGGCGACCAGGAGAAGCTGGGCATCGCGATCCAGCGCCTGGCCGAAGAGGACCCGTCGTTCCAGGTCCACTCGGACGAGGAGACCGGCCAGACCATCATCGGCGGCATGGGCGAACTGCACCTCGAGGTGCTGGTCGACCGTATGCGCCGTGAATTCAAGGTCGAGGCCAACGTCGGCAAGCCGCAGGTCGCCTACCGCGAGACGATCCGCAAGGCCGTCGAGCGCGTGGACTACACCCACAAGAAGCAGACCGGTGGTACCGGTCAGTTCGCGAAGGTGCAGATCGCGATCGAGCCGATCGAGGGCGGCGACGCCTCGTACGAGTTCGTGAACAAGGTGACCGGTGGCCGTATCCCGAAGGAGTACATCCCTTCGGTCGACGCCGGTGCGCAGGAGGCCATGCAGTTCGGCATCCTCGCCGGTTACGAGATGACCGGCGTGCGCGTGATCCTGCTCGACGGCGGCTACCACGAGGTGGACTCCTCCGAGCTCGCCTTCAAGATCGCCGGTTCGCAGGCGTTCAAGGAGGCCGCGCGCAAGGCCAGCCCCGTGCTGCTCGAGCCGATGATGGCCGTCGAGGTCACCACGCCCGAGGACTACATGGGCGAGGTCATCGGCGACATCAACTCCCGTCGTGGCCAGATCCAGGCCATGGAGGAGCGGATGGGCGCCCGCATCGTGCGGGGCCTCGTGCCCCTCTCGGAGATGTTCGGCTACGTCGGCGACCTCCGCAGCAAGACCTCGGGTCGCGCAAGCTACTCGATGCAGTTCGACTCCTACGCCGAGGTTCCGAGGAACGTCGCCGAGGAGATCATCGCGAAGGCCAAGGGCGAGTAA
- the tuf gene encoding elongation factor Tu → MAKAKFERTKPHVNIGTIGHIDHGKTTLTAAITKVLHDKYPTLNEASAFDQIDKAPEERQRGITISIAHVEYQTEGRHYAHVDCPGHADYIKNMITGAAQMDGAILVVAATDGPMPQTKEHVLLARQVGVPYIVVALNKADMVDDEEILELVELEVRELLSEYEFPGDDLPVVKVSALKALEGDATWGQSVLDLMDAVDAAIPTPERDVDKPFLMPVEDVFTITGRGTVVTGRIERGVLKVNETVDIIGIKQEKTTTTVTGIEMFRKLLDEGQAGENVGLLLRGIKREDVERGQVIIKPGSVTPHTDFEAQAYILSKDEGGRHTPFFNNYRPQFYFRTTDVTGVVTLPEGTEMVMPGDNTEMKVELIQPIAMEEGLKFAIREGGRTVGAGQVTKITK, encoded by the coding sequence GTGGCGAAGGCAAAGTTCGAGCGGACTAAGCCGCACGTCAACATCGGCACCATCGGTCACATCGACCACGGTAAGACGACCCTCACGGCCGCCATTACCAAGGTGCTGCACGACAAGTACCCCACGCTGAACGAGGCCTCGGCCTTCGACCAGATCGACAAGGCTCCCGAAGAGCGTCAGCGCGGTATCACCATCTCCATCGCGCACGTCGAGTACCAGACGGAGGGCCGTCACTACGCCCACGTCGACTGCCCGGGTCACGCGGACTACATCAAGAACATGATCACCGGTGCCGCGCAGATGGACGGCGCGATCCTGGTCGTGGCCGCCACCGACGGCCCGATGCCGCAGACCAAGGAGCACGTGCTCCTGGCCCGCCAGGTCGGCGTGCCGTACATCGTCGTCGCCCTGAACAAGGCCGACATGGTGGACGACGAGGAGATCCTGGAGCTCGTCGAGCTCGAGGTCCGTGAGCTCCTCTCCGAGTACGAGTTCCCGGGCGACGACCTGCCGGTCGTCAAGGTCTCGGCGCTCAAGGCGCTCGAGGGCGACGCCACGTGGGGTCAGTCGGTTCTCGACCTCATGGACGCCGTCGACGCGGCGATCCCGACCCCCGAGCGTGACGTCGACAAGCCGTTCCTCATGCCCGTCGAGGACGTCTTCACGATCACCGGTCGCGGTACGGTCGTCACCGGCCGTATCGAGCGTGGTGTCCTGAAGGTCAACGAGACCGTTGACATCATCGGCATCAAGCAGGAGAAGACCACCACCACGGTCACCGGCATCGAGATGTTCCGCAAGCTGCTCGACGAGGGCCAGGCGGGCGAGAACGTCGGTCTGCTCCTCCGTGGCATCAAGCGCGAGGACGTCGAGCGCGGCCAGGTCATCATCAAGCCGGGTTCGGTCACGCCGCACACCGACTTCGAGGCCCAGGCCTACATCCTGTCCAAGGACGAGGGTGGCCGCCACACGCCGTTCTTCAACAACTACCGTCCGCAGTTCTACTTCCGTACGACGGACGTGACGGGCGTTGTGACCCTCCCCGAGGGCACCGAGATGGTGATGCCGGGTGACAACACCGAGATGAAGGTGGAGCTCATCCAGCCCATCGCCATGGAAGAGGGCCTGAAGTTCGCCATCCGCGAGGGTGGTCGCACGGTGGGCGCCGGCCAGGTCACCAAGATCACCAAGTAG
- a CDS encoding HTTM domain-containing protein: MDRIREGIARWGRLACTTRAPYQSAVFRIGLALVIAAFLLREWPQRRVLYGDRSPLSYDMALELGRMNDSFSVLNWSGGRAWFEIVYALTIASALAVVVGWRTRTMCVVLMVGTVSLENHNPLTGDGGDNILRIMVIYLVFTRCAQVWSLDARRASGSAGATHHKDSSRKDVTGIALWVATGLFLSLAFGPETGWPLVLWTLWGVQGVWWAANRWFRETEGRALLDAAASMLHNAAMLTIAAQTCLIYSTAGWNKVQGSRWQEGSALHYALNLEYFSPFPWLSALLAANTVVVLLMTYGTVILQVSFPFTLGNRKVKNVLLAIMILEHLGISVVLGIPFLSLAMVACDAVFLPTAFLVWCGARGTAMARRARADRSAVPKTAATA; the protein is encoded by the coding sequence GTGGACCGCATCCGCGAGGGCATCGCGCGATGGGGGCGCCTGGCATGCACGACCCGTGCGCCCTATCAGTCCGCGGTCTTCCGTATCGGTCTGGCCTTGGTCATCGCGGCCTTCCTGCTCCGGGAATGGCCGCAGCGCCGTGTGCTGTACGGCGACCGGAGCCCGCTGTCTTACGACATGGCGCTCGAACTGGGGCGCATGAACGACAGTTTCAGCGTGCTGAACTGGTCCGGCGGACGGGCCTGGTTCGAGATCGTCTATGCGCTGACCATCGCGTCGGCTCTCGCGGTGGTGGTCGGCTGGCGCACCAGGACCATGTGCGTGGTCCTCATGGTCGGGACCGTCTCGCTGGAGAACCACAACCCCCTGACCGGCGACGGCGGCGACAACATCCTCCGCATCATGGTGATCTACCTGGTCTTCACCCGGTGCGCCCAGGTCTGGTCGCTGGACGCGCGACGCGCCTCCGGCAGCGCCGGCGCCACACACCACAAGGACTCCTCACGGAAAGACGTCACGGGAATCGCCCTGTGGGTGGCCACCGGTCTGTTCCTGTCGCTGGCCTTCGGACCGGAAACGGGATGGCCCCTCGTTCTGTGGACTCTGTGGGGTGTCCAGGGAGTGTGGTGGGCGGCCAACCGCTGGTTCCGTGAGACCGAGGGGCGCGCGCTGCTGGACGCCGCCGCTTCCATGCTGCACAACGCCGCGATGTTGACCATCGCCGCGCAGACCTGCCTGATCTACTCCACGGCCGGCTGGAACAAGGTGCAGGGCTCTCGCTGGCAGGAGGGCAGCGCCCTGCACTATGCGCTGAACCTGGAGTACTTCTCGCCCTTTCCCTGGCTCTCCGCGCTGCTCGCGGCCAACACTGTGGTGGTTCTGCTGATGACCTACGGGACGGTCATTCTGCAGGTGTCCTTCCCCTTCACCCTTGGCAACCGCAAGGTCAAGAACGTGCTGCTGGCCATCATGATTCTCGAGCACCTGGGGATCTCGGTGGTACTCGGCATCCCCTTCCTGTCGCTGGCGATGGTCGCCTGCGACGCGGTGTTCCTGCCCACGGCGTTCCTGGTCTGGTGCGGTGCCCGGGGCACGGCGATGGCCCGTCGGGCACGCGCCGACCGGAGCGCCGTTCCCAAGACCGCGGCAACCGCCTGA
- a CDS encoding DUF5819 family protein, protein MIFLVLSPPNAITATHRDTIQSYIQPEFGQDWKLFAPNPKQRNDSIGARFQTTGNGRSTPRLSEWINITAQDLAAIRGSLAPSHVHQDMVRRAWDDATSGLGTDERPKNRRGEIDVEYLKRIVLQRIGREWQGERIVGVQIAGRYTMVQPPSWSSEKSSDTTTYRVLPWWPVTDQDYKGL, encoded by the coding sequence ATGATCTTCCTGGTCCTGAGCCCGCCCAATGCCATCACGGCGACCCACCGAGACACCATCCAGTCCTACATCCAGCCTGAATTCGGGCAGGACTGGAAATTGTTCGCCCCCAATCCGAAGCAGCGCAACGACAGCATCGGCGCCAGGTTCCAGACCACGGGCAACGGCCGATCCACCCCGCGGCTCTCGGAATGGATCAACATCACGGCCCAGGACTTGGCCGCGATCCGGGGCAGTCTCGCACCGAGCCACGTACACCAGGACATGGTGCGCAGGGCATGGGACGACGCGACGTCCGGACTGGGCACGGACGAACGGCCGAAGAATCGCCGCGGTGAAATCGACGTCGAATATCTGAAGCGAATCGTGCTCCAGCGGATCGGACGCGAGTGGCAGGGCGAACGGATCGTCGGCGTTCAGATCGCGGGTCGCTACACGATGGTGCAGCCCCCGTCGTGGAGTTCGGAGAAGTCGTCCGACACGACCACCTACCGGGTCCTTCCGTGGTGGCCCGTGACCGACCAGGACTACAAGGGGCTGTGA